A single genomic interval of Nonomuraea rubra harbors:
- a CDS encoding nitrilase-related carbon-nitrogen hydrolase, whose amino-acid sequence MIHRKLMPTAAERVIWGTGDGSTMPVLPLRTTGSGSTAGDVYGVGSAICWENYMPLFRAAMYAKGVDIWCAPTVDDRDSWLATMRHIALEGRCFMLSACQYLERDGLPPDVHPIQGDAPGTVLISGGSVIVSPLGEVIAGPLREGEGMLTARLDLRELAQARMDLDVMGH is encoded by the coding sequence TTGATCCACCGCAAGCTGATGCCGACAGCCGCGGAACGGGTGATCTGGGGAACCGGTGACGGCTCGACAATGCCTGTGCTGCCCCTCCGCACAACGGGGAGCGGCTCCACGGCGGGCGACGTGTACGGCGTCGGCTCGGCGATCTGCTGGGAGAACTACATGCCGCTGTTCCGCGCGGCGATGTATGCCAAGGGCGTGGACATCTGGTGCGCCCCCACGGTCGATGATCGTGACTCCTGGCTCGCGACGATGCGGCACATCGCCTTGGAAGGACGATGCTTCATGCTGAGCGCATGCCAGTACCTGGAACGCGACGGCTTGCCTCCGGACGTTCATCCGATTCAGGGCGACGCACCAGGGACCGTTCTTATCTCGGGCGGCAGCGTGATCGTGTCTCCGCTCGGCGAGGTCATCGCGGGTCCGCTGCGCGAGGGCGAAGGCATGCTGACAGCCCGGCTCGACCTTCGGGAGCTCGCGCAGGCCCGGATGGACCTCGACGTCATGGGACACTAG